AAACACAACGAATGCACTGGGGAATTGACTTCACTGCAGAAACAGGTACACCGGTTTATGCCACTGGAGACGGTGTTGTAAAACTAGTTGAAGAAAAAATGTGGGGTTATGGTATTTCTGTCATCATTGATCACGGTTTTGGGTACACTACCCGTTATGCTCACTTGAGCGGTTATACCGTAAAAGCCGGTGATAAAATTACCCGCGGTCAGCACATAGGTTACGTTGGATCAACCGGAAAATCTACCTCTCCGCACTTGCATTATGAAGTAGAAAAGAACGGAGTAAAAATTAATCCTATTCACTTTTTCCATTCTGACGTTGCGAGTGAAGATTACGAGCGCTTACTTCAGATGGCTAATAGCCCCAACCAGACTTTTGATTAGTGAATTGAATATTTTCTTTCATTCCTGAATAGGATAACTGGAACTGTCAGATGATGTGTATTTAGTTGGGACCAAGGTAAATCAAAACCACCTCTTCCTTCTGAAATAAATAACCATGGCAATAAAAATGGCAAACATGATTCCAATGATAATGAAGTAACCATACTTCCATGAAAGTTCGGGCATGTTGGCAAAATTCATTCCGTAAACGCCGGCGATAAACGTGAGGGGAATGAAAATGGTTGAAATTACAGTGAGCACTTTCATCACTTCATTCATTTTATTGCTGGTGCCTGACAGATATAAATCTTGAATACTGGCAATAACCTCTCGCTGTGAATCAATGCTGTCGTTAACCTGAATGACATGTTCATACAAGTCTCTCAGGTATCGTCTGGTTTCCTGTTCAATTAGATATCCTCCGTCTTTTTCCAGACCAGCAGCAACTTCACGCAATGGCATGACAACGCGTTTAAAGTTCAGAATCTGTCTTTTTATTTTTTGGATTTGCTTTAACGCTTCAGGAGTTGGATTTTTAAAAATATCCTGTTCAATATCTGCATTTTTATCGCTGAAATATTCAGTAACAAAAAAGTAATTATCCACCACAGTATCAATTAAACGATAGAGTAAAAAATCAACTTTTTTATCTTGTAAATCCCCTTGACCTTTTCTGAGACGCTCACGTATTTTTTCAAATACATCTCCCCCTACTTCCTGAAAAGAGAGTAGCCAACCATTACCCATCACAAAGCTGACCTGCTCATGGGTGATACCACTTTTATCAGGCAGCAAATCAATCATTTTAAGCGTGACAAAAATATAGTTGGCAAAAATTTCTGTTTTGGGGCGGTGATTGGTATTTAAAATATCCTCAAGCAATAATTTATCCAGATGAAATATTTCACCAATTTTTTGGAGCAATACGACATCGTGTAATCCTTCAATATTAATCCAAGTAATAGTATCCGGATTGCAATATTGACACAACTCATCTACTTCACACTCTTTTTCTTTGAAGTGATCTTTTTTATAATCAATGACAGAAATGTGGACACGATCAGTTTTCACGGAACCAATGTGCACAAGTGTTCCGGGTGGTTCACCTGCTTTGGCTGATTTACGCGTGATGTGTCGTGACATGCTGAGGTAAATTTATTTTTTAAAATACGAAGAAATAACCAGGTCTTTAGTTCCGTGTGTCCATGAATAAAATCCTTCACCTGATTTCACGCCCAATTTGCCGGCAGTAACCATATTTACTAATAAAGGACATGGTGCATATTTATCATTTCCAAGCCCGGTGTACAATACATTCATAATGGCAAGACAAACATCCAAACCAATAAAATCAGCTAACTGCAATGGCCCCATTGGATGAGCCATACCCAATTTCATCACGGTATCAATTTCATCAACACCGGCAACGCCTTCATTGAGGGTAATGATTGCTTCGTTAATCATTGGCATTAAAATTCTGTTAGCTACAAAACCGGGATAGTCATTCACCTCAACCGGAACTTTCTCTAACGATTTGCTGAGATCCATGATGGTTTTTGTCACCTCTGAAGAAGTAGAATATCCGCGAATAATTTCCACCAATTTCATCACCGGCACCGGATTCATAAAGTGCATACCAATTACTTTATCGGCTCTTTTTGTTACTGAGGCAATCTTAGTTATAGAAATAGATGATGTATTGGTAGCCAGTATGCAATCAGGATTTGTGAATGCATCCATATCGCGGAATATTTTCAGTTTTAATTCTTGATTTTCAGTTGCCGCTTCAACTACTAATTCAGCATTTTGAATACCTGTTTTCAGATCAGAAAACGTAGTGATGTTAGCCAAAGTTTTATTTTTTTCATCGGCGCTCAATTTGCCCTTTTCAACCATTCGGTCAAGATTTTTTGCAATGGTAGCGAGGGCTTTTTTTAATGCTTCTTCTGATACGTCAACCAAATTTACGGTGTAACCATACTGCGCAAATACGTGAGCAATTCCGTTACCCATGGTTCCTGCTCCAATAACTGAGATGTTTTTCATGATGCTATTTTATTTTTAATACGTTAATCTTGTATACTGATGAACTAAAAACTTTTACCTGATAATGGTAGAAAGCGTCTATTCATTCATACCGCTAAAGATAAGCTGAATTCAAAAAGATTGATGCCTGAGGCTTCAATAATTCTTGAAAGTTTAGTGTTAGGCATGAATAATGGAACTTCTAAGACATTGATTTAGCCCACATTTCTAAGTCGTTACAAAAATTATCCAACCCTTTGATTGACATATCCGTCATACTATCCAAAGCTGGTTCATCCGCTTTTGAAATGAAAAAAACCAAGCCCGGGTAACGTTGTTATTCGGGCTTGTGTTTTTTTAACTCTCCTGTGCCTTAGCTACAGTGTAAGCGATCTGTCCTCTCCGAAGGAGAAGAACACCAAAGTGGGAGTGAATGCCAGTGTGAGAGCCAGTGTGAGAGCGAGTGCTAATGTGAGAGCGAGTGCCAGTGTGAGAGCGAGAGCCAGTGTGAGAGCGAGTGCTAATGTGAGAGCGAGTGCCAGTGTGAGAGCGAGAGCCAGTGTGAGAGCGAGAGCCAGTGTGAGAGCGGGTGCCAGTGTGAGAGCGGGTGCCAGTGTGAGAGCGAGTGCCAGTGTGAGAGCGGGTGCCAGTGTGAGAGCGGGTGCCAGTGTGAGAGCGAGTGCCAGTGTGAGAGCGGGTGCTAATGTGAGAGCGGGTGCTAATGTGGGAGCGAGTGCCAGTGTGAGAGCGAGTGCCAGTGTGAGAGCGGGAGCTAATGTGAGAGCGGGTGCTAATGTGAGAGCGAGTGCCAGTGTGAGAGCGGGTGCTAATGTGGGAGCGAGTGCCAGTGTGAGAGCGGGAGCTAATGTGAGAGCGGGTGCCAGTGTGAGAGCGAGTGCTAATGTGAGAGCGAGTGCCAGTGTGAGAGCGGGTGCTAATGTGGGAGCGAGTGCCAGTGTGAGAGCGGGAGCTAATGTGAGAGCGGGTGCTAATGTGAGAGCGAGTGCCAGTGTGAGAGCGAAAATAAATTCGTTTGAACATGGTTGCATGGTTTACGCATGGTGTACGTTAGGGCGAATGCAATTCGCCCTAACGCACACCCTAATGCCTATGTCCTAATCCCTCTGCCCTACCCCCCCCCCTATTGACCCTTACCCAATTACCACTATCTTTATCAATTCAAAACAAGATTTATGTCAAAAGAAGGAACGTATGCGAAGTCATTTGAAGAGCTGCAAGACATTGTTCAAGATATAGAGAACGGAGAAATTAGCGTGGATATTCTTTCAGAGAAAGTGAAACGCGCAGCCGAACTAATTAAGGTCTGCCGCAAAAAACTGACAGAGACGGAGGAGGATGTTGCACGTATTTTGAAAGATTTGTCCGGGGCTGATGATCCTAATGCTGAGGTGGAAATGTAAATAAACAAGGCATGAAATATTTGAAAATAAAACCACCTGTCTTTTTCACGTTGATGCTGCTTCTCACAGCATGTATGCCCGCACTGGAAGTGAATGATTTTGATTCATCATCCGCAAGACGCCTTGATCCGTTGGTTTCTAATTATGAACTCAAGAAAAATCAACTTTTGGTTTTTACAGGCAGATATACCCTTGATGGCAATGTTCACACTGAAATTTCCAGCTCCGATTCAACGGTTGCAGAACTCATACTCACTGATCGTGTTCCGCCTGTCAACGACGAGAATGAAGGTCTCACAAATTTCTATTTCGAAACTAAAAAAAGAGGTTCTTGTGTTATAACCGCAAAAGAATTTGACAAGACAAATCAAACGGCTGAGTATATTTTTCATGTCAGGGTACAGTAATGAGTTTGAATAATCGTATTTTTGCGGGCAACTACCGTGGCCAAAGACTCTAAAAATATGCCGTTTTTGCACCATCTTGAGGAATTAAGATGGCGTTTGGTGAAATCTGCCGCAGCCATTCTTGTTTTTGCAATTCTTATTTTTATTTTCACTGAATGGATTGTAGAAACAGTTTTTCTTTCTTTAGCACAACCTGATTTTCCGCTTTTTGTTTTATTCTGCAAGGCGTTTGGTATGTGCGCCAATGAAATTAAAATTGATTTGCAAAGCGTTGAATTTACAGGTCAGTTTGGCATTAATATGATGCTTGCCATTATTGGAGGAATCATCATTGCATTTCCTTTCATTTTTTATCAACTCTGGTCGTTTGTAAAACCTGGCCTCAGACAAAATGAATTAAATATGGCGCGTGGCATTGTTTGGTTTGTGTCTGCCTTGTTTTTTATTGGAATTGCGTTTGGATATTTTGTGATTGCACCACTCACCGTGCAATTTTTTGGCAATTGGCAATTGGACGAAACCATTGAAAATAACATCACGATCAGTTCGTACATCAAAACAATTGTGTCAACAGTTTTTTATACAGGACTACTTTTTTTATTGCCTGTCATCATTTACATTTTCTCAAAACTTGGTATCATGACACCGGAGTTCTTGAAAAAATATCGCAAACATGCCTTGGTGATTATTTTAATTTTGGCGGCTATTATCACGCCGCCTGATATTTTCTCGCAAATCATCGTGAGCGTTCCAATTTATGGGTTGTATGAAATTGGAATTTTAATTTCAAAACGCGTTGATAAGAAACGTCAGAAAAGTATGATGGTGTAAGTTTTTTGCACTTGATCTTCGCTTAATTTTATTATTTACTTTCATGGTTGGATGTTTCTCTAGTTGCAGTTGTTGATAGGACACCAGCGGGACAATCACGCCAGAAAAGTTTCCATTTTACATTTAGCGTTTATCATTTATTATTCAGATGCACGCATCAGCGAGGGTTTGAGTTGTCGGGTATCGATAAGACATTAACTGATCAGTAACCGGGACATTATGTCATCCCTTCGGGATTCGAGAGTGATCTATTCTATGGAATTAGTAATATGTCATCCCTTCGGGATTTAGGAGTTATCTATTATTCAGTGGTAGTATTATGTCATCCCTTCGGGATTTAGGAGTCGCACATTCTTCGGTGGTAGTATCATGTCATCCCTTCGGGATTTAGGAGTTATCTATTATTCAGTGGTAGTATTATGTCATCCCTTCGGGATTTAGGCAATATTTGGTTCTCTTGATATTCCATCCCTTCGGGATTGTTTATAAAATAGCATATCTGGCAGACAAGGCTGAACAATTTAATGGATGGTTTGTTCTATTGAGAAAATCTTTAGGCAGTATCATGATCATACAACTCATCATTTTTTTACTACTCAACTTTGGTGCGTTGGCATTAGGTGGATTGTTTACCGGCAGTGGTGTATCATCTGACTGGTACAATGGATTAAACAAAGCTCCCTGGACACCTCCGGGTTGGATGTTCGGCTTGGCATGGACAACGATAATGATTTGCTTTTCAGTTTATATGGCAAAGGTTTGGAACACCGGTGAGAATAAAAATTTTCTCATAATTCTCTTTGTTATTCAGTGGATATTAAATGTATCGTGGAATCCAGTTTTTTTCTATTTCAATTTTAGCGGTCTCGCGCTTGTACTCATCGTGTTGTTGGCTATTCTGGTTGGACTCATATTATATCTGAACGCATCACAGGCAAAGTGGTTTTCTCTTTTGATTTTACCTTATTTCGTCTGGTTGTTGATTGCAACTTCTTTAAACGCTTACATCGTTTTTAAAAACTAAACGGTAACATCAATTCAAGCTCTGTACGCATCTTTCCATAACAAGCGAAAGGAAATTAAAACCTAACGTCTGTTTCGTCTTAGCGGAATGAGATGGAGGAATAGTCTGCCTTAAAAACTGCTTAGCATCGGGAATTTTACGCGCACTTTCGTTCCTACACTTTGCGCTTGTTCATTATACTTATCAATCACCTCCACAATATAATCACTACTGTTCAACTCATTCAAAACTTCTAATCGGGTGCGTGTTAGTTTCATTCCGTGCGAAATTCCGGCAAATCCTTTTCTGTCTTTTTTTAATTCCATTGCCTTTTCTCTACCTACTCCATTATCATCAATCTCACAACAGATGGCATCATTTTCAATGCAAAATGTGATGGTAAGTTCACCCGGATAATTAATCAATCCCAATCCATGAATAATTGCATTTTCTACATAGGGCTGCAGTAACATGGGAGGAATCTCAAATTCTTCAGTATCCAAATCAGGACAAACTTTTACCTCATAGCTGAATTTATTGCGATGTCGTTTTAATTCCAAGTTCAGGTATGCTTCCAAAAATTGGATCTCTTCTGTAATAGTGATAGTTTCACGCAAAGAATTATTCAGTACAAGGCGCATCAGTTTAGAAAATTCTGAAACATAATCCAAGGCCGGCTCCGGTGTTTGTTCCAGAATGTAAAACTGAATTGAATTCATGGAATTATAAATAAAATGCGGGTTGATTTGTGAGCTCAACAACATGGATTGATATCTGAGTGCACGCTTCTTTTCCTCTTCTGATCTTTCTTTTGACAAAATAATTTCAGTTACATCAGACACCAAATAGATAGTTCCTGTTTGAATACCACTTTGATCATAATAAGGAGCCTCATTATACAATACCACTCGTTGTTTTCCGTCTTTGCTATAAATAGTCTTTTCAACACGACCATCAACAATTTCGTTCTCATCTCTGTTCAAACGTTCATCAAAATCAAATTCACTTTTGTATGACTCAAGCGCATTAATATTTTCACCCAATAAAGATTTTTTTGAATGTCCACTCAGATTTAAAAAGCCCTTGTTTACATATCGTATTTTATTAGTCATATCTGCAATGATGACTCCTTCATGCATCATTTCAAGAATACGATTAGATGCATAAGAAGTACTGAATGCAAAAAGTTTATATTTTTTTTGCGCAATGAAAGAAGCCAATACAAAAGTGAAAATTGAAGGTGCAGTTAAAGGCACTTCACCTATACCCGGTAAAATAGGCA
This genomic stretch from Crocinitomicaceae bacterium harbors:
- a CDS encoding tryptophan-rich sensory protein, whose product is MIIQLIIFLLLNFGALALGGLFTGSGVSSDWYNGLNKAPWTPPGWMFGLAWTTIMICFSVYMAKVWNTGENKNFLIILFVIQWILNVSWNPVFFYFNFSGLALVLIVLLAILVGLILYLNASQAKWFSLLILPYFVWLLIATSLNAYIVFKN
- the xseB gene encoding exodeoxyribonuclease VII small subunit, which encodes MSKEGTYAKSFEELQDIVQDIENGEISVDILSEKVKRAAELIKVCRKKLTETEEDVARILKDLSGADDPNAEVEM
- the tatC gene encoding twin-arginine translocase subunit TatC produces the protein MPFLHHLEELRWRLVKSAAAILVFAILIFIFTEWIVETVFLSLAQPDFPLFVLFCKAFGMCANEIKIDLQSVEFTGQFGINMMLAIIGGIIIAFPFIFYQLWSFVKPGLRQNELNMARGIVWFVSALFFIGIAFGYFVIAPLTVQFFGNWQLDETIENNITISSYIKTIVSTVFYTGLLFLLPVIIYIFSKLGIMTPEFLKKYRKHALVIILILAAIITPPDIFSQIIVSVPIYGLYEIGILISKRVDKKRQKSMMV
- a CDS encoding 3-hydroxybutyryl-CoA dehydrogenase; translated protein: MKNISVIGAGTMGNGIAHVFAQYGYTVNLVDVSEEALKKALATIAKNLDRMVEKGKLSADEKNKTLANITTFSDLKTGIQNAELVVEAATENQELKLKIFRDMDAFTNPDCILATNTSSISITKIASVTKRADKVIGMHFMNPVPVMKLVEIIRGYSTSSEVTKTIMDLSKSLEKVPVEVNDYPGFVANRILMPMINEAIITLNEGVAGVDEIDTVMKLGMAHPMGPLQLADFIGLDVCLAIMNVLYTGLGNDKYAPCPLLVNMVTAGKLGVKSGEGFYSWTHGTKDLVISSYFKK
- a CDS encoding histidine kinase, with product MGVFSLALAVYVRNRFPNSAITRNYLWFISGCFIWQVCDGLMRLSSNTEFVFIFNHAVAIVLAPMLIFGLVFALMLSGNKKMVQSWYFRIGALLPMTIFLPAHVLFNIDQEFVPHEAWGWVSSPDPSWFHTVELIWLGCVAFTILFVLARYMALSSLMEKDDVLRARWLFFGYLIPAAIGIITQVIMPILPGIGEVPLTAPSIFTFVLASFIAQKKYKLFAFSTSYASNRILEMMHEGVIIADMTNKIRYVNKGFLNLSGHSKKSLLGENINALESYKSEFDFDERLNRDENEIVDGRVEKTIYSKDGKQRVVLYNEAPYYDQSGIQTGTIYLVSDVTEIILSKERSEEEKKRALRYQSMLLSSQINPHFIYNSMNSIQFYILEQTPEPALDYVSEFSKLMRLVLNNSLRETITITEEIQFLEAYLNLELKRHRNKFSYEVKVCPDLDTEEFEIPPMLLQPYVENAIIHGLGLINYPGELTITFCIENDAICCEIDDNGVGREKAMELKKDRKGFAGISHGMKLTRTRLEVLNELNSSDYIVEVIDKYNEQAQSVGTKVRVKFPMLSSF
- the corA gene encoding magnesium/cobalt transporter CorA, which produces MSRHITRKSAKAGEPPGTLVHIGSVKTDRVHISVIDYKKDHFKEKECEVDELCQYCNPDTITWINIEGLHDVVLLQKIGEIFHLDKLLLEDILNTNHRPKTEIFANYIFVTLKMIDLLPDKSGITHEQVSFVMGNGWLLSFQEVGGDVFEKIRERLRKGQGDLQDKKVDFLLYRLIDTVVDNYFFVTEYFSDKNADIEQDIFKNPTPEALKQIQKIKRQILNFKRVVMPLREVAAGLEKDGGYLIEQETRRYLRDLYEHVIQVNDSIDSQREVIASIQDLYLSGTSNKMNEVMKVLTVISTIFIPLTFIAGVYGMNFANMPELSWKYGYFIIIGIMFAIFIAMVIYFRRKRWF